One window of Thermocoleostomius sinensis A174 genomic DNA carries:
- the pfkB gene encoding 1-phosphofructokinase — translation MNTMFSDSSTPRIATLTLNPAIDQTVAIPNFRAGTVNRVGWEQSDPGGKGVNVASFLAAFGFSVTVSGFLGHENAELFQTFFAHQGLCDRFLLIPGKTRVNVKIIDDAQEQVTDINFPGPSPTPEEITALHQRVDELAIDHDWFIVSGSLPASVSPNLYRDLTQRLKSQGKTVILDASGDSFRQALTAIPFAIKPNIDELQEYLGVSLRSEIEVLQAARGLVAEGIECVVVSMGAGGAIFVEADSAVWARPPQVNVISTVGAGDAMVAGLVAGKLRGFALADCARLATAFSIATLSQVGPRLPLPDRVEALMEQVQIEDLHSARF, via the coding sequence ATGAATACCATGTTTTCTGATTCAAGCACGCCTCGTATTGCAACTCTGACACTCAATCCAGCCATCGACCAAACGGTTGCCATTCCTAACTTTCGAGCGGGCACTGTCAATCGGGTGGGGTGGGAGCAGTCTGATCCAGGTGGCAAAGGAGTGAATGTGGCGTCGTTTTTAGCGGCTTTTGGCTTTTCTGTCACGGTGTCCGGCTTTTTGGGACACGAAAATGCTGAACTATTTCAAACTTTCTTTGCACACCAAGGTCTGTGCGATCGGTTTTTGCTGATTCCCGGTAAAACTCGCGTTAATGTCAAAATCATCGACGACGCCCAAGAGCAAGTAACAGACATCAACTTTCCAGGGCCGTCACCCACTCCAGAGGAGATCACAGCGCTCCATCAACGCGTGGATGAACTCGCGATCGATCACGACTGGTTCATCGTGTCGGGCAGTTTGCCAGCCAGCGTATCGCCCAACTTGTATCGCGATCTGACGCAACGCCTGAAGTCCCAAGGCAAAACTGTGATTTTGGATGCCAGTGGCGACAGTTTCCGGCAAGCGCTGACGGCCATTCCCTTTGCCATCAAGCCCAATATTGACGAACTGCAAGAATATCTTGGTGTGTCGCTACGCAGCGAAATCGAGGTGTTGCAAGCTGCACGGGGACTGGTCGCTGAAGGAATTGAGTGTGTGGTCGTATCGATGGGGGCTGGTGGTGCGATCTTTGTGGAAGCCGACTCGGCCGTGTGGGCCCGTCCTCCTCAGGTCAATGTCATCAGCACGGTGGGGGCAGGCGATGCCATGGTGGCAGGTTTAGTCGCAGGCAAACTGCGGGGCTTCGCTCTTGCAGACTGTGCCCGTTTGGCCACGGCCTTTTCGATCGCCACCCTCAGCCAAGTAGGGCCACGCTTACCGCTGCCCGATCGCGTCGAAGCCCTCATGGAGCAAGTTCAAATTGAGGATCTGCATTCGGCTCGCTTTTAG
- a CDS encoding nuclear transport factor 2 family protein — MPNCLLPLLFNRSVQRRKRDRLLKLVSFLLLGFMLSWASGVHAQTETPTPANVNPEPASPVDVEPVPVASDAPAELLETIASIDAAASQQDLETVMSFYSPTFSNSDGLTYDGLQQALENFWERYANLTYATQVNDWERDGNAIVATTTTTITGTERRNGNALNLSATITSQQRFEDLKIASQEILAEQSQVTQGQNPPTVEVILPEQVGTGQKYEFDVIVLEPLGDRLLLGAAAEEAVQPSAYLDPTDITLELLSSGGLFKIGTAPATPETRWVSAILIRDDGITTVARRLQVVAPSE; from the coding sequence ATGCCCAATTGTCTCCTTCCTCTCCTCTTCAATCGTTCGGTACAACGACGCAAGCGCGATCGCCTATTAAAGCTAGTATCGTTCTTGCTATTAGGATTCATGCTTAGTTGGGCTAGTGGGGTGCATGCACAGACCGAAACTCCTACCCCAGCGAATGTCAACCCTGAGCCAGCGTCTCCAGTAGATGTCGAACCTGTCCCAGTTGCTAGCGATGCTCCGGCTGAGCTTCTGGAAACCATTGCCAGCATTGATGCGGCCGCCAGTCAGCAGGATTTAGAAACAGTGATGAGCTTTTACAGTCCTACTTTTTCTAATTCGGATGGCTTAACCTATGACGGTTTGCAACAAGCGCTGGAAAACTTTTGGGAACGCTATGCCAACCTTACTTATGCCACACAAGTCAACGATTGGGAACGAGATGGGAATGCCATTGTTGCAACCACTACCACCACGATCACAGGAACTGAACGGCGAAATGGGAATGCGCTCAATCTGTCTGCAACAATTACCTCACAGCAACGCTTTGAAGACTTGAAGATTGCCAGCCAGGAAATTTTGGCTGAGCAAAGCCAAGTGACACAGGGACAAAATCCGCCAACAGTGGAGGTGATTCTGCCAGAGCAAGTGGGCACCGGACAGAAGTATGAGTTTGATGTAATTGTGCTAGAACCCTTGGGCGATCGGTTGTTGTTGGGGGCTGCGGCTGAAGAAGCTGTACAGCCAAGCGCTTATCTTGATCCAACCGACATTACGCTAGAACTGCTTAGCTCAGGGGGATTGTTCAAAATTGGGACTGCCCCTGCTACACCAGAAACTCGTTGGGTTTCAGCCATCTTAATTCGAGATGATGGCATCACAACGGTTGCTCGTCGCCTGCAAGTGGTTGCTCCCAGCGAATAA
- a CDS encoding DoxX family protein, with the protein MTPDKPYFNQFRRKELLRGILAVAITIVGITHFTHPDQYARIVPPVFQFPYAMVYISGVFEILGGIGLLIPFVSVLAAWGLVSLFIAVFPANLYQAIHSIPIAGIPHHPLLYWFRLPFQAVLIAWAWWYTRKPEDQPGASTVAAELETQLNR; encoded by the coding sequence ATGACACCAGATAAGCCATACTTTAATCAATTTCGTCGTAAAGAACTGCTACGAGGAATTCTTGCAGTTGCCATTACAATCGTAGGCATTACTCACTTCACTCATCCGGATCAATACGCCAGAATTGTTCCGCCAGTGTTCCAATTTCCCTATGCAATGGTTTACATTAGCGGGGTGTTTGAAATTCTAGGAGGAATTGGATTGTTAATTCCCTTTGTCAGTGTCCTTGCTGCTTGGGGGTTAGTATCGCTGTTTATTGCTGTGTTTCCTGCTAATCTCTATCAGGCGATTCACAGTATTCCGATTGCTGGAATTCCTCATCATCCTTTGCTTTATTGGTTTCGACTCCCATTTCAAGCGGTATTGATTGCCTGGGCTTGGTGGTACACCCGTAAACCCGAAGATCAACCGGGTGCGTCTACAGTAGCGGCTGAACTGGAAACTCAGCTGAATCGCTAA
- the miaB gene encoding tRNA (N6-isopentenyl adenosine(37)-C2)-methylthiotransferase MiaB, whose translation MTDSSRRYHITTFGCQMNKADSERMAGILENMGFQWSEDPDHADLILYNTCTIRDNAEQKVYSYLGKQVKRKHEKPDLTLVVAGCVAQQEGEALLRRVPELDLVMGPQHANRLQDLLEQVFDGNQVVATEPVHIFEDITKPRRDSTVTAWVNVIYGCNERCTYCVVPNVRGQEQSRTPEAIRSEMEALGQQGYREITLLGQNIDAYGRDLPGTTVDGRHKHTLTDLLYYVHDVPGIDRIRFATSHPRYFTERLIRACAELPKVCEHFHIPFQSGDNEVLKAMARGYTHEKYRRIIDTIRHYMPDASISADAIVAFPGETEAQFQNTLKLVEDIGFDQLNTAAYSPRPGTPAAQWDNQLSETVKSDRLQRLNHLVALKAAERSQRYLGRIEDVLVEDQNPKDSTQVMGRTRGNRLVFFAGNIQELQGKTVPVEITTVRAFSLTGNRVATPVATSPVCA comes from the coding sequence TTGACTGACTCTTCGCGCCGTTATCACATCACCACGTTTGGCTGCCAAATGAACAAGGCAGATTCCGAACGCATGGCAGGAATTTTGGAGAATATGGGGTTTCAATGGTCTGAAGATCCGGATCACGCCGATTTAATTCTCTACAACACCTGCACCATTCGCGATAACGCCGAGCAGAAAGTGTATTCCTATTTGGGCAAACAGGTGAAGCGTAAGCACGAAAAGCCTGATTTGACGCTAGTTGTCGCTGGTTGTGTGGCTCAACAAGAAGGAGAAGCCCTATTGCGGCGTGTGCCCGAACTAGATTTGGTCATGGGTCCACAACATGCTAACCGCTTACAAGATTTGCTGGAGCAGGTGTTTGATGGCAATCAGGTGGTGGCAACGGAACCTGTGCATATTTTTGAAGACATTACCAAACCGCGTCGCGATAGTACGGTTACAGCTTGGGTCAATGTTATCTATGGCTGCAACGAGCGCTGCACCTATTGCGTTGTACCTAACGTGCGGGGGCAAGAACAATCGCGCACTCCGGAAGCGATTCGCTCGGAAATGGAAGCGTTAGGACAGCAGGGCTACCGAGAAATTACACTACTGGGACAAAATATCGATGCGTATGGGCGCGATTTACCCGGTACTACCGTTGATGGTCGTCACAAACATACCTTGACTGACCTACTCTATTATGTGCACGATGTACCCGGCATCGATCGAATTCGCTTTGCCACTAGCCACCCCCGCTATTTCACCGAACGGCTAATTCGCGCCTGTGCTGAACTGCCGAAAGTCTGTGAACATTTCCACATTCCGTTTCAGTCTGGTGACAACGAGGTGCTCAAGGCAATGGCCCGGGGCTATACGCACGAAAAATATCGCCGCATTATTGACACGATTCGTCACTACATGCCCGATGCATCTATTAGTGCCGATGCCATCGTGGCGTTTCCGGGCGAAACCGAAGCTCAGTTTCAAAATACCCTGAAGCTAGTCGAAGACATTGGGTTTGACCAATTGAACACGGCTGCCTATTCCCCCCGCCCCGGTACCCCCGCCGCCCAGTGGGACAATCAGCTTTCGGAAACCGTGAAAAGCGATCGGCTCCAGCGGCTAAATCATCTCGTGGCGCTCAAAGCTGCCGAACGATCGCAGCGCTATTTAGGACGAATTGAAGACGTCTTAGTCGAAGACCAAAACCCCAAAGATTCCACCCAAGTCATGGGTCGCACGCGAGGCAATCGCTTGGTGTTCTTTGCAGGCAACATTCAAGAGTTGCAAGGCAAAACCGTTCCCGTTGAAATCACGACCGTGCGAGCATTCAGCTTAACGGGTAATCGCGTCGCTACACCCGTTGCCACATCTCCAGTCTGTGCGTAA
- a CDS encoding potassium channel family protein encodes MQKRVNQNSRLNLIAASIALLSLLVGLILSLLWSEGALTSSEGAWDVLENALITLMGEYPDKPKTIAGQVLQLLLLIFGTFAFGAIVGKISSVFVTRALRQEKAVKQFNDHIIICNWNEKAPTIVRQLLEANQEHPRDIVVISASVIDDRNEFDDRSDVHFIQADPTHHATLENLQACQAKAVILLADEASEGPDEKNALIALAIKHLEQIPGQKKDIHVVGELVKLGRRRHLREAGVDEVISARDYSSGIIAQSAVFKNMSVVYQQLLTYSDETNEFYFIEPGKYPTSLHGKTFAELTQWISQYSAAHADNPLLLVGIKSGQGEIWLNPKQEHFDRLEDTDSLIVMAFRHVERIV; translated from the coding sequence ATGCAGAAACGAGTGAACCAAAACAGTCGCTTAAACCTGATAGCCGCTTCGATCGCCCTCCTTTCGCTACTAGTCGGTCTCATTCTTTCACTTCTGTGGAGTGAAGGAGCCTTGACATCCAGTGAAGGCGCTTGGGATGTTTTGGAGAATGCCCTGATTACTCTAATGGGCGAGTATCCAGACAAACCCAAAACGATCGCAGGACAAGTGCTGCAACTGTTGCTATTAATTTTTGGCACCTTTGCCTTTGGGGCGATCGTTGGCAAAATATCTTCGGTCTTTGTGACTCGTGCCCTGCGACAGGAGAAAGCCGTGAAGCAATTTAACGATCACATCATTATTTGTAATTGGAATGAAAAAGCACCCACCATTGTGCGCCAGTTGTTAGAGGCAAACCAAGAACACCCACGGGACATTGTGGTAATTTCAGCGTCAGTGATCGACGATCGTAACGAATTTGACGATCGCAGCGATGTTCACTTTATTCAAGCTGACCCAACTCACCATGCCACTTTAGAAAACCTCCAAGCTTGTCAAGCCAAAGCAGTGATTCTGCTAGCCGATGAAGCCTCCGAAGGCCCTGATGAGAAAAACGCCTTGATTGCTTTGGCTATTAAGCATCTGGAGCAAATTCCTGGACAAAAGAAGGATATCCATGTAGTGGGGGAACTCGTGAAACTGGGTCGCCGTCGCCACCTACGGGAGGCTGGCGTAGACGAGGTGATTTCAGCCCGCGACTATAGTTCGGGAATCATTGCCCAAAGCGCCGTGTTCAAAAATATGTCGGTGGTTTATCAGCAATTGTTGACGTATTCGGATGAGACGAACGAGTTTTATTTTATTGAGCCAGGCAAGTATCCAACATCCCTTCACGGCAAAACCTTTGCTGAACTGACGCAGTGGATAAGCCAGTACAGCGCGGCCCATGCTGATAATCCTTTACTGCTAGTGGGTATCAAATCCGGACAGGGAGAAATATGGTTAAACCCCAAACAGGAGCATTTCGATCGGTTAGAAGACACCGATTCATTAATTGTGATGGCGTTCCGCCACGTAGAACGGATTGTTTAG
- a CDS encoding PTS fructose-like transporter subunit IIB — translation MTIHNIVAVTACPTGVAHTIMAAEALKKTAQVMGHELRVETQGSEGVKNALSDAEIAAADLVIVAADIHVDLDRFQGKPIHAVSTSRAIRDTRSVIEEAIARSRSVAPVDRSAPSKPIMAASTPSPTPTTSTVAPDLSATGSRYLVGITSCPTGIAHTFMAAEALRKGAAELGHDIKVETQGSVGAKNQLTPEDIDRADAVVIAADTHVDTARFVGKRLYQTSTKHALKDGAGVIQAALATPAPTATAGDRPDYLQSVQQAKAEQSAKRSGPYKHLLTGVSYMLPVIVAGGLIIALSFVFGLDPAEGTFGDALKQIGGDAAFSLIVPVLSGFIAFSIADRPGLAPGLIGGVLAANLGMGFLGGILSGFLAGYIALFVREKINLPANFEGLKPVLVIPLLSTLAVGLLLVYVFGVPVKAILDGLTAFLQNMGQTNAVILGLILGGMMAVDMGGPVNKAAYTFAVGLLATNIFEPMAAVMAAGMTPPLGLALATLMAKRKFTEEERQAGKVASVLGISFITEGAIPFAVKDPLRVIPSCIAGSAVAGGLSMLFGCTLRAPHGGVFVLAIPNAVGQGGLYIVAIALGSLVTAIVVTQLKRWQPSVQSTPEPTRASSAH, via the coding sequence ATGACTATACACAACATAGTGGCTGTCACTGCTTGCCCCACTGGGGTTGCCCACACCATTATGGCGGCCGAAGCCCTAAAGAAAACGGCGCAAGTGATGGGGCATGAACTCCGGGTAGAGACCCAAGGCTCGGAAGGGGTGAAGAATGCTCTATCCGACGCCGAGATTGCCGCGGCCGATTTGGTGATTGTTGCTGCCGACATTCACGTCGATCTCGATCGCTTCCAAGGCAAACCCATTCATGCAGTTTCTACTAGTCGTGCCATTCGTGATACTCGCTCAGTCATCGAAGAGGCAATCGCTCGCAGTCGATCGGTGGCACCAGTCGATCGATCGGCTCCATCCAAGCCGATAATGGCCGCTTCAACCCCCAGCCCTACTCCCACCACTTCCACGGTCGCGCCTGACCTATCTGCCACTGGCTCACGTTACCTCGTCGGCATTACCTCCTGTCCAACGGGCATTGCCCATACCTTTATGGCAGCAGAAGCTTTGCGCAAAGGTGCGGCTGAATTAGGACACGACATTAAAGTCGAAACGCAAGGATCGGTGGGAGCCAAAAACCAACTCACTCCCGAGGACATCGATCGGGCCGATGCGGTGGTAATTGCGGCCGATACCCATGTGGACACCGCTCGTTTTGTGGGTAAGCGACTCTACCAAACCTCCACCAAACACGCGCTCAAAGATGGGGCTGGTGTCATTCAAGCCGCCCTCGCCACCCCCGCTCCGACTGCCACCGCTGGCGATCGCCCTGATTATTTACAGTCCGTGCAGCAAGCTAAAGCCGAGCAATCTGCTAAGCGATCGGGACCCTACAAGCACCTGCTGACCGGCGTGTCCTACATGCTGCCTGTGATTGTAGCGGGTGGTTTGATTATTGCCCTTTCGTTTGTCTTTGGACTCGACCCAGCCGAAGGAACCTTTGGCGATGCCCTGAAGCAAATTGGCGGCGATGCAGCTTTTAGCTTAATTGTGCCGGTGCTGTCTGGTTTTATCGCCTTTTCCATTGCCGATCGTCCTGGTCTGGCACCCGGTTTAATTGGCGGCGTGTTGGCGGCTAATTTGGGCATGGGCTTCTTAGGCGGCATTCTCTCTGGTTTTCTGGCTGGTTACATTGCCCTGTTCGTGCGCGAGAAGATCAACCTGCCTGCCAATTTTGAAGGCTTGAAACCTGTGCTGGTAATTCCGCTACTTTCAACGCTGGCTGTAGGCTTGCTGTTGGTCTACGTGTTTGGTGTGCCCGTTAAAGCCATTCTGGATGGATTAACCGCCTTTTTGCAAAACATGGGGCAAACCAACGCTGTCATTCTGGGGTTAATTTTGGGCGGCATGATGGCTGTAGACATGGGCGGCCCAGTTAACAAAGCTGCGTATACCTTTGCGGTGGGGCTATTGGCCACCAATATTTTTGAACCGATGGCCGCCGTGATGGCTGCTGGCATGACGCCGCCCTTGGGTCTGGCCTTGGCCACCTTGATGGCTAAGCGCAAATTCACCGAAGAAGAACGACAAGCGGGGAAAGTGGCTTCGGTACTGGGCATTTCCTTCATTACCGAAGGAGCCATTCCCTTTGCCGTTAAAGATCCTCTGCGTGTCATTCCATCTTGTATTGCTGGTTCTGCGGTAGCGGGCGGCTTGTCAATGTTGTTTGGTTGCACCTTGCGCGCCCCGCACGGTGGCGTGTTTGTTCTAGCCATTCCCAACGCCGTGGGACAGGGCGGGCTTTATATTGTGGCGATCGCCCTCGGCAGCTTAGTAACGGCGATCGTTGTCACTCAACTAAAGCGCTGGCAGCCCAGCGTCCAGTCCACTCCAGAACCAACGAGAGCTTCCTCGGCTCATTAG
- the ptsP gene encoding phosphoenolpyruvate--protein phosphotransferase — protein sequence MLNLDKNSIKLGATAKDKSDAIQQVGRLLVDTGHMKPEYINSMMAREQVANTYLGNGIAIPHGLPIDRKFIVETGISVLQLPAGVEWNPGERVHLVVGIAAKSDEHIEILSNLTHVLGDEAAVQQLARTTDPLDIITTLTNPTARVNDDMPVEPDFAKAIDVTISGKAGLHARPATTLVNLAKEFQSEVRIRYGNQTANAKSLVSLLKLGVEGGQTIRLMAQGVDADRALQTLKAAIEAGLEEEEDAPAAVTLGRALSFETKPIVGIAASPGVAIGPVYQLRRGKLVFEATAPDPATEERRLRQAIESAKAQLQNLYEEVKAKAGAGKAAIFEAHQEFLNDPDLQQAAIDQIHQALHHAQAHSSAPWAWQQAYEQRASALEKLPDPLLAGRATDLRDVGRRVLRLLATRVEDEPQLPNNPVILIAEDLTPSDTAGLNPALTLGFCTAYGGPTSHSAIIARSLDIPAIVGAGPAVLNVPDGTDCILDGESGNLYPHPSEADLATAKTAQADLQAVRQAEKLACYQPAILTDGHRVEVVANIGAAAEAEQAVNAGAEGVGLLRTEFLFLNRSEPPTEAEQLVAYIHMTRSLNGLPLIIRTLDIGGDKAVPYLNLPAEENPFLGVRGIRLCLQRQDLFRTQLRAIFQAAQTGPVKIMFPMIATLEELIAARQIAEEVRADVGTDRVDYGMMIEVPSAVLMADEFAKEVDFFSIGTNDLTQYVLAMDRGHPVLAKQADGLHPAVLRLIDQTVQAAKAHGKWVGVCGGVAGEPLGATILTGLGVTELSVSIPSIAAVKAKLRSIAFSEANALAQRALRCRTAQDVRALR from the coding sequence ATGCTCAATTTAGACAAAAACAGTATCAAGCTGGGCGCAACGGCGAAAGATAAATCAGATGCTATTCAACAGGTAGGGCGGTTGCTCGTGGATACCGGACATATGAAGCCTGAGTATATCAACAGCATGATGGCACGTGAACAGGTAGCGAATACCTATCTTGGGAACGGGATTGCAATTCCGCATGGCTTGCCGATCGATCGCAAGTTCATTGTAGAAACAGGTATTTCGGTGCTGCAATTGCCAGCGGGAGTGGAATGGAATCCAGGCGAACGGGTGCATTTGGTGGTCGGCATTGCTGCAAAATCGGATGAGCATATCGAGATTTTGTCGAATCTGACTCATGTGCTAGGTGACGAAGCGGCTGTTCAGCAGCTTGCTCGCACAACTGATCCACTTGACATTATCACGACACTCACAAACCCCACTGCGCGCGTGAATGACGACATGCCCGTAGAACCCGATTTTGCCAAGGCGATCGATGTAACAATTTCCGGCAAAGCCGGACTTCATGCCCGTCCAGCTACAACGCTGGTGAATTTGGCCAAGGAATTTCAGTCGGAGGTGCGAATCCGCTATGGCAACCAAACCGCGAATGCCAAGAGTTTGGTCTCACTGCTGAAGTTGGGCGTGGAGGGCGGTCAAACGATTCGGTTGATGGCACAGGGGGTAGATGCAGATCGGGCCCTGCAAACGCTGAAAGCGGCGATCGAGGCAGGCTTGGAAGAGGAAGAGGACGCTCCAGCGGCCGTGACATTGGGGCGGGCGTTATCGTTTGAAACTAAACCGATTGTTGGCATTGCGGCCTCGCCCGGGGTGGCGATCGGCCCAGTGTATCAACTGCGACGTGGCAAGCTGGTGTTTGAAGCCACAGCACCTGATCCGGCAACTGAAGAGCGGCGGTTGCGGCAGGCGATCGAATCCGCTAAGGCTCAGTTGCAAAACCTGTATGAGGAGGTCAAAGCTAAGGCTGGAGCCGGAAAAGCTGCGATTTTTGAAGCCCATCAAGAATTTTTGAATGATCCAGATTTGCAGCAGGCGGCGATCGATCAGATTCATCAAGCGCTTCATCACGCTCAAGCCCATTCCAGTGCACCGTGGGCTTGGCAGCAAGCCTATGAGCAACGGGCTAGTGCATTGGAAAAACTACCCGATCCGCTGCTGGCAGGGCGGGCTACCGATTTGCGGGATGTAGGGCGACGGGTATTGCGTTTGTTGGCAACGCGCGTGGAAGATGAACCCCAGTTGCCCAACAATCCTGTGATTTTAATTGCCGAAGATTTGACGCCTTCTGACACCGCTGGCTTAAATCCGGCTCTAACGTTGGGGTTTTGCACCGCTTATGGTGGCCCAACCTCTCACTCAGCCATCATTGCCCGATCGCTTGATATTCCAGCCATTGTGGGGGCGGGTCCGGCGGTGCTGAATGTGCCCGATGGTACGGATTGCATTTTGGATGGAGAGAGCGGCAATCTCTATCCGCATCCCAGCGAAGCCGACCTCGCGACGGCCAAAACGGCTCAGGCAGATTTACAAGCCGTGCGGCAAGCAGAAAAGCTGGCCTGCTATCAACCCGCGATTTTAACAGATGGACATCGAGTGGAAGTGGTGGCCAATATTGGGGCAGCCGCCGAAGCGGAACAAGCGGTGAATGCTGGAGCTGAAGGCGTGGGTCTGCTGCGGACAGAATTTCTGTTCCTCAATCGATCGGAGCCACCGACAGAGGCGGAACAACTGGTGGCTTACATCCACATGACGCGCTCGTTGAATGGATTGCCGCTGATTATTCGCACCCTCGACATCGGCGGCGACAAAGCCGTACCCTACCTCAATTTGCCCGCTGAAGAAAACCCATTTTTAGGAGTGCGTGGGATTCGGCTGTGTTTGCAACGACAGGATTTGTTTAGAACTCAACTGCGAGCCATTTTTCAGGCTGCGCAAACCGGACCAGTCAAAATTATGTTTCCGATGATTGCCACGCTGGAAGAGTTGATCGCGGCTCGACAGATTGCTGAGGAGGTGCGGGCTGACGTAGGGACCGATCGCGTGGACTACGGCATGATGATCGAAGTGCCGTCGGCGGTGCTGATGGCGGACGAGTTTGCCAAAGAAGTCGATTTCTTTTCGATCGGCACCAATGATTTGACGCAATACGTATTGGCAATGGATCGCGGCCATCCAGTGTTGGCAAAACAAGCCGATGGACTGCATCCGGCGGTGCTGCGCTTAATCGATCAAACGGTGCAAGCGGCCAAGGCTCACGGCAAATGGGTCGGTGTCTGTGGCGGCGTTGCCGGCGAACCGCTGGGGGCAACCATTCTAACCGGATTGGGCGTGACGGAACTCAGCGTTAGCATTCCCAGCATAGCAGCGGTGAAGGCCAAATTGCGATCGATCGCTTTTTCGGAAGCAAACGCATTGGCCCAACGAGCGCTGCGCTGCCGCACAGCCCAAGACGTTCGAGCACTACGATGA
- a CDS encoding heavy-metal-associated domain-containing protein — MALKLNVPTIDSPESAKALKETILTSEPDAKVDVNLDTKTVTVESQASEETFRQLIVAAGHQLA; from the coding sequence ATGGCGCTAAAGCTCAACGTTCCAACGATCGATAGTCCCGAATCAGCTAAAGCCTTAAAAGAAACAATATTGACCTCCGAACCTGACGCCAAAGTAGATGTAAATTTAGACACCAAAACAGTCACGGTTGAATCGCAGGCATCTGAAGAAACATTTAGACAACTTATTGTTGCAGCGGGACATCAGCTTGCTTAA
- a CDS encoding DUF6464 family protein encodes MRQADARAQERLRLAMQSVATRGLPSLRLPPDHHYIEGVGYVIGDFTCRFNARSTYLRCAVNPFGPCQDCSHYQPRQER; translated from the coding sequence ATGCGGCAGGCAGACGCCAGAGCACAGGAACGTCTAAGGCTGGCGATGCAATCGGTGGCAACTCGGGGTTTGCCGAGCCTACGCCTTCCACCGGATCATCATTACATCGAGGGAGTGGGGTATGTTATTGGAGACTTTACCTGTCGATTTAACGCTCGATCGACTTACCTACGTTGTGCTGTCAACCCCTTTGGCCCGTGCCAAGACTGCTCACACTATCAACCAAGACAGGAACGGTAG
- the murG gene encoding undecaprenyldiphospho-muramoylpentapeptide beta-N-acetylglucosaminyltransferase, translated as MSNLSSVPKLLIAASGTGGHLFPAIATAEQLPEYQIEWLGVPDRLETQLVPDRYPLHTIPVEGFQKRLGVSTLVISGRLLAAIWQVRDLLQRGRFQAVLTTGGYIAAPAIAAARLMGLPVVLHESNALPGKVTRSLSAWCSVVAIGFAEAAPYLPRAKTVHVGTPVRSQFRAALSMITDLPIPDNAPLIVVVGGSQGAVAVNQLVRRSALAWLDAGAWLVHLTGDNDPDVKDFSHPQYLALPFYNNMAGLLQRATLVISRAGSGTLTELAATHTPAILIPYPYAADNHQTYNAKVFADAGAALLFQQAELTPEILQSQVSHLLHSPHTLQQMANRMAQLAIVDSAERLADLIRQLVNS; from the coding sequence GTGTCTAATTTATCTTCAGTTCCCAAGCTTTTAATTGCAGCCAGTGGCACGGGTGGGCATTTGTTTCCGGCTATTGCCACCGCCGAGCAATTGCCAGAATACCAGATTGAATGGTTAGGAGTTCCCGATCGACTAGAGACGCAACTGGTTCCCGATCGTTATCCGCTCCACACCATTCCTGTAGAAGGTTTCCAAAAGCGGTTAGGGGTTTCCACGTTGGTGATTTCTGGGCGATTGCTGGCTGCAATTTGGCAAGTGCGAGACCTGTTGCAACGAGGGCGGTTTCAAGCAGTGTTAACCACAGGTGGCTATATTGCGGCTCCTGCTATTGCAGCAGCCCGACTGATGGGGTTGCCCGTTGTTTTGCATGAATCTAACGCTTTACCAGGGAAAGTGACCCGATCGTTGAGTGCCTGGTGCAGTGTGGTGGCAATTGGCTTTGCGGAGGCAGCACCGTATTTACCCCGTGCCAAAACAGTTCATGTGGGAACACCAGTTCGATCGCAGTTTCGAGCAGCCCTATCGATGATCACCGACCTACCAATTCCAGACAACGCACCCTTAATTGTGGTGGTGGGCGGCAGCCAAGGGGCAGTGGCAGTGAATCAGTTGGTCCGGCGATCGGCGCTGGCTTGGTTGGATGCTGGTGCATGGCTTGTTCACCTAACGGGCGATAACGATCCGGATGTCAAGGACTTCAGTCATCCGCAATATCTAGCGCTGCCGTTTTACAACAACATGGCCGGACTACTGCAACGGGCAACCTTAGTCATCAGCCGAGCCGGGTCTGGCACGCTAACCGAACTAGCTGCTACCCATACCCCTGCGATTTTGATTCCCTATCCCTATGCCGCTGACAACCATCAAACTTACAATGCCAAGGTGTTTGCTGATGCCGGAGCCGCTCTACTGTTTCAACAAGCTGAACTGACACCAGAAATCTTGCAAAGTCAGGTTTCACATCTGCTACATTCACCGCACACATTGCAGCAAATGGCCAATCGTATGGCACAACTAGCGATCGTAGATAGCGCTGAACGGTTGGCAGATCTAATTCGACAACTGGTGAATTCTTGA